A genomic window from Montipora capricornis isolate CH-2021 chromosome 8, ASM3666992v2, whole genome shotgun sequence includes:
- the LOC138060290 gene encoding zinc phosphodiesterase ELAC protein 2-like, with translation MRLYYTALSIPRKRPPNLMAASISTKPSPRVYLQVLGTESKDSSPSLFVFADSQRYLFNCGEGTQRIFNEHKLKLTKINNIFFTRLCWEYIGGLPGMVMTLRDNGKSDIRLNGPSSLCDFIHATRFFLYHENLKFDCIEFDGSDRDSYDDENLRIEPVIIKGKHGDTFVQQSLSHDHKSLQDQSASPPPDASQPLPKKLKPYCKSSTSVCYVCQLTALPGKFFPKKAIELGVPKGPLFGELQSGNTVMLENGQQIKPEQVMGPRQPGPVFMIIDCPSVDFMPSLECNKKLSQHCEEGAYPTPVIIVHLTPMSVFRSHEYEKWRNRFGDKVCHLLINKDVCAAPLVFHSQATVQCKLHSVDPEIFPLLETSDSPVVKQSDLPKNCYPGENFLQFHLRPIKNQGFDRSDIPSKLDTNSILLETQTLLNGSTHATCASGFEEKTCDTLERKTLGSVRSLSTSSSARSRDMIRETRPLQIVGNPIREMLEAVGATFMGEDEGGHTLTDIIKIKAEESQFKRTNYEVVFLGTGAALPSKYRNVSSTLINMSDKASMLLDCGEGTYGQLYRHYGDFFTNRVLLQLKSVFISHIHADHHLGLIRIIQKREILLPDDPLLIIGPGKLGKWLHEYDTVCEDISYRFVDSSDLVDHRDGDYWNVYGHLQAQEVMTVRVDHCSEAYGLILKHRHEWKIVYSGDTRPCPGLIKAGKDADLLIHEATLEDELKAEAVSKRHSTTTEAIESGVKMEAKFIMLNHFSQRYPKIPLFSECFTKCTGIAFDHMRVHASNFARIPQLLEPLKKVFAEEIDEMNKK, from the exons ATGAGATTATATTACACAGCACTGAGTATACCAAGGAAACGTCCACCGAATTTAATGGCTGCCTCAATCAGTACAAAACCATCTCCCAGAGTTTATCTTCAAGTTCTTGGCACGGAATCGAAGGACTCTTCTCCGTCACTGTTTGTTTTCGCTGACTCTCAGAG GTATCTGTTTAACTGCGGAGAAGGAACACAGAGAATATTCAATGAACACAAGTTGAAACTCACAAAAATTAACAATATATTCTTCACAAGGCTTTGTTGGGAATACATTGGGGGACTGCCGGGTATGGTCATGACTCTAAGGGACAATGGAAAGTCAGACATCAGACTGAATGGACCCAGCAGCTTATGTGATTTTATCCATGCTACTAGATTCTTTTTGTATCATGAAAACTTAAAATTTGATTGCATTGAATTTGATGGAAGTGATAGGGACAGTTACGATGATGAGAATTTAAGGATAGAGCCAGTTATTATAAAAG ggaaacATGGAGATACCTTTGTCCAGCAAAGCTTATCACATGATCATAAATCCCTACAGGACCAGTCTGCATCCCCACCACCTGACGCCAGTCAGCCATTGCCAAAGAAATTAAAGCCATACTGTAAATCATCCACTTCTGTTTGTTATGTCTGCCAGCTCACTGCTTTACCTGGGAAATTTTTCCCTAAAAAAGCAATTGAACTTGGTGTACCCAAAGGTCCTCTGTTTGGTGAGCTTCAGTCTGGAAATACTGTGATGCtggaaaatggacaacaa ATAAAACCAGAGCAGGTTATGGGACCTCGTCAGCCTGGTCCTGTGTTCATGATTATTGACTGTCCCTCGGTGGATTTCATGCCATCTCTTGAGTGTAACAAGAAACTTAGTCAACACTGTGAGGAGGGAGCATACCCAACACCTGTCATCATTGTTCACTTGACGCCTATGAGTGTCTTTAGGAGTCACGAATATGAGAAATGGAGAAACAG GTTTGGAGACAAGGTATGCCATTTGTTAATCAACAAGGATGTCTGTGCTGCACCTCTAGTGTTTCATTCCCAAGCTACTGTTCAATGTAAGCTGCATTCTGTTGATCCAGAGATTTTTCCACTGCTGGAAACCAGTGACAGTCCA GTGGTCAAACAGTCTGATTTACCAAAAAACTGTTATCCTGGCGAAAACTTTCTTCAGTTTCACctgcggccaatcaaaaatcaaGGATTTGATAGATCTGACATACCAAGTAAATTAGATACTAACTCAATTTTGCTGGAAACACAAACTCTTTTGAATGGAAGTACTCATGCCACTTGTGCATCAGGCTTTGAGGAAAAGACTTGCGATACACTGGAAAGGAAAACACTTGGATCAGTCAGATCATTGTCGACAAGCAGTTCGGCAAGATCAAGAGATATGATACGAGAAACAAGACCACTGCAAATAGTAGGGAATCCTATCCGTGAAATGCTTGAAGCAGTTGGGGCGACTTTTATGGGTGAGGATGAGGGTGGACATACTCTAACAGATATAATAAAGATAAAAGCAGAGGAATCACAGTTCAAGCGCACTAATTATGAGGTTGTTTTTCTTGGAACTGGTGCTGCCCTTCCTTCAAAGTACAGAAATGTGAGCTCAACGTTGATCAACATGAG tgataaAGCTTCAATGCTTCTTGACTGTGGTGAAGGAACATATGGTCAGCTGTATAGACATTATGGAGACTTCTTTACTAACCGTGTGCTGTTGCAACTTAAATCTGTGTTTATATCACATATTCATGCTGATCATCACTTG GGTTTGATACGAATCATACAGAAGAGAGAAATTCTG CTTCCTGATGATCCATTACTGATCATTGGTCCAGGGAAATTAGGAAAGTGGTTGCATGAATATGACACTGTGTGTGAAGACATCAGTTACAG GTTTGTAGACAGCAGTGATTTGGTTGATCATAGAGATGGTGATTACTGGAATGTTTACGGTCATCTTCAAGCACAAGAG GTTATGACCGTCCGAGTGGATCACTGTTCTGAAGCATATGGTTTGATACTAAAGCACCGCCATGAATGGAAGATTGTGTATTCTGGGGACACTCGCCCATGCCCAGGACTAATTAAGGCTG GTAAGGATGCTGATCTTCTCATTCATGAAGCTACTCTAGAAGATGAACTCAAAGCAGAAGCTGTTTCAAAGAGGCACAG
- the LOC138013635 gene encoding uncharacterized protein, which produces MVGTVVVIFKVVMVVMVGTVVVSVMVVTVVVVVRVVVVVIVVVVVMVVTVVEVVAEGLVVMVNKEVVVVTVVMVVTVVVVVTVVVVVMVVTVLVVVTLVVVVMVVTVVVVIKLVMVVMVGIVVVVVMVVTVVVVVTEVVVVMVVTVVVVVTVIVVVIVVMVVTVVVVVTVVLVVMVVIVFVVVTLIAVVTVVVVVMVVIVVVVVTVVVVVMVVTLVVVVTVVVVVLVVTVVEVVTLVVVAMVVTVVVVVTVVVVVMVVTVVVVVMVGTVVVVVTVVVVALVFTVVEVVTVVVVVMVVIVVVVVTVVVVVMVVTLVVVVTVVVVVLVVTVVEVVTLVVVAMVVTVVVVVTLVVVVMVVMVVTVVVVVKVVMVVMVGTVVVVVKVVMLVMVGRVVVVVTVVVVVTVVVVVIVVTVVVVVMVVTVVVVVMVVTVVVLVTVVVVVMVVIVVMVVTVIVVATVIHTYTGLYRPIHKYR; this is translated from the coding sequence atggtgggcACAGTGGTCGTGATATTCAAAGTAGTTATGGTTGTCATGGTGGGCACAGTGGTCGTGTCGgtcatggtggtgacagtggtcgtggtggtcagagtagttgtggtggtcatagtagttgtggtggtcatggtggtcacagtggtcgagGTGGTCGCAGAAGGATTGGTGGTCATGGTTAACAAAGAAGTTGTGGTAGTCACGGTGGTCATGGTGGttacagtggtcgtggtggtcacagtagttgtggtggtcatggtggtcacagtgctCGTGGTAGTCACactagttgtggtggtcatggtggtcacagttgTCGTGGTGATCAAACTAGttatggtggtcatggtgggCATAGTcgtcgtggtggtcatggtggtcacagtggttgtggtggtcacagaAGTTGttgtggtcatggtggtcacagtggtcgtggtggtcacagtaatTGTGGTGGTCATtgtggttatggtggtcacagtggtcgtggtggtcacagttgttttggtggtcatggtggtcatagTGTTCGTGGTGGTCACATTGATCgcggtggtcacagtagttgtggtggtcatggtggtcatagtggtcgtggtggtcacagtagttgtggtggtcatggtggtcacgtTGGTCGTGgttgtcacagtagttgtggtggtcttgGTTGTCACAGTTGTCGAAGTAGTCACATTAGTTGTGGTGgccatggtggtcacagtggtcgtggtggtcacagtagttgtggtggtcatggtggtcacagtggtcgtggtggtcatggtgggcacagtggtagtggtggtcacagtagttgtggtggcaTTGGTTTTCACAGTGGTCgaagtggtcacagtagttgttgtggtcatggtggtcatagtggtcgtggtggtcacagtagttgtggtggtcatggtggtcacattggtcgtggtggtcacagtagttgtggtggtcttgGTTGTCACAGTTGTCGAAGTAGTCACATTAGTTGTGGTGgccatggtggtcacagtggtcgtggtggtcacactagttgtggtggtcatggtggtcatggtggtcacagtggtcgtggtggtcaaagtagttatggtggtcatggtgggcacagtggtcgtggtggttaAAGTAGTTATGTTGGTCATGGTGGGCagagtggtcgtggtggtcacagtggtcgtggtggtcacagtagttgttgtggtcattgtggtcacagtagttgtggtggtcatggtggtgacagtggtcgtggtggtcatggtggtcacagtggtcgtgctGGTCACAGttgttgtggtggtcatggtggtcatagtggtcatggtggtcacagtgatCGTGGTGGCCACAgttatacatacctatacagggctatacagacctatacacaagTATagatag